A part of Arachis hypogaea cultivar Tifrunner chromosome 12, arahy.Tifrunner.gnm2.J5K5, whole genome shotgun sequence genomic DNA contains:
- the LOC112727112 gene encoding uncharacterized protein isoform X3, with protein sequence MSRKEQVGGMAKEEDSGSPSFFMQTKEDVAKAVATAMNSPRPSVMYPSKDNPRGSGIGSRSGSSSQLQRLQYQVTKMIKGFSRPSDVKNMNYNPEILTSQKRQWATNLQLQYMDHRSWKEPTKLFESMVVCGLNPNSDIQALQSQYLFRKCGGQFRVEPNIEPQVLFVYPPEKQLPLRDKDLLSFCFPGGVEVHGIEKSPSLSELNEILYGQEHIKQRDLSFVFRLQGADNSTLYGCCVLVEELVQKPSGLLSLISHKQPSSLSLKRYLLSTKRCYCILSRLPFFELHFGILNSIFMQERLDRLTKSVGDLNLEFDDCYEETNSEGRSECVLVNERPLDDTDGNPTVSQSTLGNSLPAKFEGYSNPPEQQMVNVKLDTLKYRVNNENSMPVGPETHRKTLKEESIPAHFEDSDVYGDAFVTNKLSEDKRLPNAILPLLRNGQYESSESSCSFQSSPCEDRNFRSDPDDTETEDASISGQDDLNDLHDILEWAKANKCAPLQIISEYYCLGCPARGSTVRFHPLEHLHPVEYHRSHEIVLNLAGSIVDLKSCSLARELAEAHRSLFAEEEAAALSIWAVACICGTLRLENVLTFFAGALLEKQIAVVCSNLGILSASVLSVIPLIRPFRWQSLLMPVLPNDMLEFLDAPVPFVVGVRNKTNEVQSKLTSTILIDANRNQVRSPTIPQLPRQKELMSSLRPYHATLVGESYLGRKRPVYECTEVQVEAAKGFLSVLRSYLDSLCCNLRSHTITNVQSNDDKVSLLLKESFIDSFPNRDRAFMK encoded by the exons ATGTCTAG GAAGGAACAAGTAGGTGGCATGGCAAAGGAGGAAGACTCGGGTAGCCCTTCATTTTTTATGCAGACAAAGGAGGATGTGGCTAAAGCTGTCGCTACTGCTATGAATTCTCCAAGGCCGTCTGTAATGTATCCATCAAAAGATAATCCTCGGGGAAGTGGGATTGGAAGTAGAAGTGGAAGTAGTAGTCAACTTCAAAGGCTGCAGTATCAAGTTACAAAAATGATAAAAGGATTTTCGCGGCCTTCTGATGttaaaaatatgaattataaTCCCGAAATTCTAACGAGTCAGAAACGTCAGTGGGCTACAAACTTACAGTTGCAGTACATG GACCATAGATCTTGGAAGGAGCCAACGAAACTGTTTGAAAGCATGGTGGTTTGCGGACTTAATCCTAATAGTGATATCCAGGCACTGCAAAGTCAATATCTTTTTAGGAAGTGTGGAGGTCAATTTCGTGTAGAACCCAACATTGAACCTCAG GTCTTATTTGTTTACCCTCCAGAGAAACAGTTGCCACTTAGAGACAAGGATCTTCTCTCTTTTTGCTTCCCCGGTGGCGTGGAG GTTCATGGTATTGAGAAAAGTCCCTCCTTGAGTGAGTTGAATGAAATTCTTTATGGGCAG GAACATATTAAACAGCGGGATCTGTCATTTGTATTTAGGTTACAG GGTGCTGATAATTCAACACTTTATGGGTGTTGCGTGTTAGTTGAAGAATTAGTGCAAAAGCCCTCTGGACTGCTCTCCCTGATTTCTCATAAGCAGCCGTCTAGCTTATCTCTTAAACGCTATTTATTGAGTACAAAGAGATGTTACTGCATTCTCTCAAGGCTCCCATTTTTCGAGTTGCATTTTGGCATCTTGAACAG CATTTTCATGCAAGAACGGCTAGACAGGTTGACAAAAAGTGTTGGAGatttaaatttagagtttgatGATTGTTATGAAGAAACAAACTCAGAGGGACGTTCAGAGTGTGTATTGGTAAATGAAAGACCATTAGATGATACTGATGGAAATCCAACTGTTTCTCAATCAACCTTAGGAAATTCCTTACCTGCGAAATTTGAGGGTTACAGCAATCCTCCTGAGCAACAAATGGTAAATGTGAAGCTGGACACATTGAAGTATAGAGTCAATAATGAAAATTCCATGCCAGTTGGTCCTGAAACACACAGAAAAACTTTGAAAGAAGAATCAATCCCTGCTCATTTTGAGGATAGTGatgtgtatggagatgcttttgtgaCAAACAAGCTTTCAGAAGATAAGCGTTTACCAAATGCTATTCTTCCACTCCTGCGTAATGGCCAGTATGAAAGCTCTGAATCATCCTGCAG CTTTCAAAGTTCACCGTGTGAAGATAGGAATTTCAGGAGTGATCCTGATGATACTGAGACAGAAGATGCATCTATCTCGGGCCAAGATGATTTAAATGACCTTCATGATATTCTTGAATGGGCCAAG GCAAATAAATGTGCTCCACTACAGATTATTAGTGAATACTATTGTTTAGGTTGCCCTGCAAGGGGTTCAACAGTTAGATTTCATCCGTTGGAGCACCTGCATCCTGTGGAATATCACCGATCACATGAGATAGTTCTAAACCTTGCTGGTTCAATTGTTGATTTGAAGTCTTGCAGTTTAGCTCGGGAATTAGCTGAG GCACATCGCTCTCTTTTCGCCGAGGAGGAGGCAGCTGCATTATCTATATGGGCTGTTGCATGTATATGTGGTACCTTGAGACTTGAAAAT GTGTTAACATTCTTTGCAGGAGCACTACTAGAGAAACAGATAGCTGTTGTCTGTTCCAATTTG GGAATCTTATCTGCTTCAGTTTTGTCGGTTATTCCCCTAATCCGACCCTTTCGATGGCAAAGCTTGCTAATGCCG GTTTTACCAAATGACATGCTTGAATTTTTGGACGCACCTGTCCCTTTTGTA GTTGGTGTCAGGAACAAGACCAATGAAGTTCAGTCAAAATTAACCAGTACTATTCTGATTGATGCCAATAGAAACCAG GTAAGGTCTCCGACAATACCTCAACTTCCAAGACAGAAAGAGTTAATGTCTTCTTTACGTCCTTATCATGCAACTCTTGTGGGAGAAAGTTACTTGGGTAGGAAAAGGCCAGTGTATGAATGCACAGAAGTCCAG GTTGAAGCTGCCAAGGGATTCTTGTCAGTACTAAGATCTTACTTGGATTCCCTTTGCTGTAACCTCCGTTCTCACACCATAACCAATGTACAATCAAATGATGACAag GTATCCTTGCTTTTGAAGGAGAGCTTCATTGACTCATTCCCGAACCGTGATCGGGCTTTCATGAAG TGA
- the LOC112727112 gene encoding uncharacterized protein isoform X2: MSRKEQVGGMAKEEDSGSPSFFMQTKEDVAKAVATAMNSPRPSVMYPSKDNPRGSGIGSRSGSSSQLQRLQYQVTKMIKGFSRPSDVKNMNYNPEILTSQKRQWATNLQLQYMDHRSWKEPTKLFESMVVCGLNPNSDIQALQSQYLFRKCGGQFRVEPNIEPQVLFVYPPEKQLPLRDKDLLSFCFPGGVEVHGIEKSPSLSELNEILYGQEHIKQRDLSFVFRLQGADNSTLYGCCVLVEELVQKPSGLLSLISHKQPSSLSLKRYLLSTKRCYCILSRLPFFELHFGILNSIFMQERLDRLTKSVGDLNLEFDDCYEETNSEGRSECVLVNERPLDDTDGNPTVSQSTLGNSLPAKFEGYSNPPEQQMVNVKLDTLKYRVNNENSMPVGPETHRKTLKEESIPAHFEDSDVYGDAFVTNKLSEDKRLPNAILPLLRNGQYESSESSCSFQSSPCEDRNFRSDPDDTETEDASISGQDDLNDLHDILEWAKIISEYYCLGCPARGSTVRFHPLEHLHPVEYHRSHEIVLNLAGSIVDLKSCSLARELAEAHRSLFAEEEAAALSIWAVACICGTLRLENVLTFFAGALLEKQIAVVCSNLGILSASVLSVIPLIRPFRWQSLLMPVLPNDMLEFLDAPVPFVVGVRNKTNEVQSKLTSTILIDANRNQVRSPTIPQLPRQKELMSSLRPYHATLVGESYLGRKRPVYECTEVQVEAAKGFLSVLRSYLDSLCCNLRSHTITNVQSNDDKVSLLLKESFIDSFPNRDRAFMKLFVDTQLFSMHTDLVLSFFQKE, from the exons ATGTCTAG GAAGGAACAAGTAGGTGGCATGGCAAAGGAGGAAGACTCGGGTAGCCCTTCATTTTTTATGCAGACAAAGGAGGATGTGGCTAAAGCTGTCGCTACTGCTATGAATTCTCCAAGGCCGTCTGTAATGTATCCATCAAAAGATAATCCTCGGGGAAGTGGGATTGGAAGTAGAAGTGGAAGTAGTAGTCAACTTCAAAGGCTGCAGTATCAAGTTACAAAAATGATAAAAGGATTTTCGCGGCCTTCTGATGttaaaaatatgaattataaTCCCGAAATTCTAACGAGTCAGAAACGTCAGTGGGCTACAAACTTACAGTTGCAGTACATG GACCATAGATCTTGGAAGGAGCCAACGAAACTGTTTGAAAGCATGGTGGTTTGCGGACTTAATCCTAATAGTGATATCCAGGCACTGCAAAGTCAATATCTTTTTAGGAAGTGTGGAGGTCAATTTCGTGTAGAACCCAACATTGAACCTCAG GTCTTATTTGTTTACCCTCCAGAGAAACAGTTGCCACTTAGAGACAAGGATCTTCTCTCTTTTTGCTTCCCCGGTGGCGTGGAG GTTCATGGTATTGAGAAAAGTCCCTCCTTGAGTGAGTTGAATGAAATTCTTTATGGGCAG GAACATATTAAACAGCGGGATCTGTCATTTGTATTTAGGTTACAG GGTGCTGATAATTCAACACTTTATGGGTGTTGCGTGTTAGTTGAAGAATTAGTGCAAAAGCCCTCTGGACTGCTCTCCCTGATTTCTCATAAGCAGCCGTCTAGCTTATCTCTTAAACGCTATTTATTGAGTACAAAGAGATGTTACTGCATTCTCTCAAGGCTCCCATTTTTCGAGTTGCATTTTGGCATCTTGAACAG CATTTTCATGCAAGAACGGCTAGACAGGTTGACAAAAAGTGTTGGAGatttaaatttagagtttgatGATTGTTATGAAGAAACAAACTCAGAGGGACGTTCAGAGTGTGTATTGGTAAATGAAAGACCATTAGATGATACTGATGGAAATCCAACTGTTTCTCAATCAACCTTAGGAAATTCCTTACCTGCGAAATTTGAGGGTTACAGCAATCCTCCTGAGCAACAAATGGTAAATGTGAAGCTGGACACATTGAAGTATAGAGTCAATAATGAAAATTCCATGCCAGTTGGTCCTGAAACACACAGAAAAACTTTGAAAGAAGAATCAATCCCTGCTCATTTTGAGGATAGTGatgtgtatggagatgcttttgtgaCAAACAAGCTTTCAGAAGATAAGCGTTTACCAAATGCTATTCTTCCACTCCTGCGTAATGGCCAGTATGAAAGCTCTGAATCATCCTGCAG CTTTCAAAGTTCACCGTGTGAAGATAGGAATTTCAGGAGTGATCCTGATGATACTGAGACAGAAGATGCATCTATCTCGGGCCAAGATGATTTAAATGACCTTCATGATATTCTTGAATGGGCCAAG ATTATTAGTGAATACTATTGTTTAGGTTGCCCTGCAAGGGGTTCAACAGTTAGATTTCATCCGTTGGAGCACCTGCATCCTGTGGAATATCACCGATCACATGAGATAGTTCTAAACCTTGCTGGTTCAATTGTTGATTTGAAGTCTTGCAGTTTAGCTCGGGAATTAGCTGAG GCACATCGCTCTCTTTTCGCCGAGGAGGAGGCAGCTGCATTATCTATATGGGCTGTTGCATGTATATGTGGTACCTTGAGACTTGAAAAT GTGTTAACATTCTTTGCAGGAGCACTACTAGAGAAACAGATAGCTGTTGTCTGTTCCAATTTG GGAATCTTATCTGCTTCAGTTTTGTCGGTTATTCCCCTAATCCGACCCTTTCGATGGCAAAGCTTGCTAATGCCG GTTTTACCAAATGACATGCTTGAATTTTTGGACGCACCTGTCCCTTTTGTA GTTGGTGTCAGGAACAAGACCAATGAAGTTCAGTCAAAATTAACCAGTACTATTCTGATTGATGCCAATAGAAACCAG GTAAGGTCTCCGACAATACCTCAACTTCCAAGACAGAAAGAGTTAATGTCTTCTTTACGTCCTTATCATGCAACTCTTGTGGGAGAAAGTTACTTGGGTAGGAAAAGGCCAGTGTATGAATGCACAGAAGTCCAG GTTGAAGCTGCCAAGGGATTCTTGTCAGTACTAAGATCTTACTTGGATTCCCTTTGCTGTAACCTCCGTTCTCACACCATAACCAATGTACAATCAAATGATGACAag GTATCCTTGCTTTTGAAGGAGAGCTTCATTGACTCATTCCCGAACCGTGATCGGGCTTTCATGAAG CTTTTCGTCGATACACAGCTCTTTTCCATGCATACCGATCTTGTTCTCTCCTTTTTCCAGAAGGAGTAG
- the LOC112727112 gene encoding uncharacterized protein isoform X1, translated as MSRKEQVGGMAKEEDSGSPSFFMQTKEDVAKAVATAMNSPRPSVMYPSKDNPRGSGIGSRSGSSSQLQRLQYQVTKMIKGFSRPSDVKNMNYNPEILTSQKRQWATNLQLQYMDHRSWKEPTKLFESMVVCGLNPNSDIQALQSQYLFRKCGGQFRVEPNIEPQVLFVYPPEKQLPLRDKDLLSFCFPGGVEVHGIEKSPSLSELNEILYGQEHIKQRDLSFVFRLQGADNSTLYGCCVLVEELVQKPSGLLSLISHKQPSSLSLKRYLLSTKRCYCILSRLPFFELHFGILNSIFMQERLDRLTKSVGDLNLEFDDCYEETNSEGRSECVLVNERPLDDTDGNPTVSQSTLGNSLPAKFEGYSNPPEQQMVNVKLDTLKYRVNNENSMPVGPETHRKTLKEESIPAHFEDSDVYGDAFVTNKLSEDKRLPNAILPLLRNGQYESSESSCSFQSSPCEDRNFRSDPDDTETEDASISGQDDLNDLHDILEWAKANKCAPLQIISEYYCLGCPARGSTVRFHPLEHLHPVEYHRSHEIVLNLAGSIVDLKSCSLARELAEAHRSLFAEEEAAALSIWAVACICGTLRLENVLTFFAGALLEKQIAVVCSNLGILSASVLSVIPLIRPFRWQSLLMPVLPNDMLEFLDAPVPFVVGVRNKTNEVQSKLTSTILIDANRNQVRSPTIPQLPRQKELMSSLRPYHATLVGESYLGRKRPVYECTEVQVEAAKGFLSVLRSYLDSLCCNLRSHTITNVQSNDDKVSLLLKESFIDSFPNRDRAFMKLFVDTQLFSMHTDLVLSFFQKE; from the exons ATGTCTAG GAAGGAACAAGTAGGTGGCATGGCAAAGGAGGAAGACTCGGGTAGCCCTTCATTTTTTATGCAGACAAAGGAGGATGTGGCTAAAGCTGTCGCTACTGCTATGAATTCTCCAAGGCCGTCTGTAATGTATCCATCAAAAGATAATCCTCGGGGAAGTGGGATTGGAAGTAGAAGTGGAAGTAGTAGTCAACTTCAAAGGCTGCAGTATCAAGTTACAAAAATGATAAAAGGATTTTCGCGGCCTTCTGATGttaaaaatatgaattataaTCCCGAAATTCTAACGAGTCAGAAACGTCAGTGGGCTACAAACTTACAGTTGCAGTACATG GACCATAGATCTTGGAAGGAGCCAACGAAACTGTTTGAAAGCATGGTGGTTTGCGGACTTAATCCTAATAGTGATATCCAGGCACTGCAAAGTCAATATCTTTTTAGGAAGTGTGGAGGTCAATTTCGTGTAGAACCCAACATTGAACCTCAG GTCTTATTTGTTTACCCTCCAGAGAAACAGTTGCCACTTAGAGACAAGGATCTTCTCTCTTTTTGCTTCCCCGGTGGCGTGGAG GTTCATGGTATTGAGAAAAGTCCCTCCTTGAGTGAGTTGAATGAAATTCTTTATGGGCAG GAACATATTAAACAGCGGGATCTGTCATTTGTATTTAGGTTACAG GGTGCTGATAATTCAACACTTTATGGGTGTTGCGTGTTAGTTGAAGAATTAGTGCAAAAGCCCTCTGGACTGCTCTCCCTGATTTCTCATAAGCAGCCGTCTAGCTTATCTCTTAAACGCTATTTATTGAGTACAAAGAGATGTTACTGCATTCTCTCAAGGCTCCCATTTTTCGAGTTGCATTTTGGCATCTTGAACAG CATTTTCATGCAAGAACGGCTAGACAGGTTGACAAAAAGTGTTGGAGatttaaatttagagtttgatGATTGTTATGAAGAAACAAACTCAGAGGGACGTTCAGAGTGTGTATTGGTAAATGAAAGACCATTAGATGATACTGATGGAAATCCAACTGTTTCTCAATCAACCTTAGGAAATTCCTTACCTGCGAAATTTGAGGGTTACAGCAATCCTCCTGAGCAACAAATGGTAAATGTGAAGCTGGACACATTGAAGTATAGAGTCAATAATGAAAATTCCATGCCAGTTGGTCCTGAAACACACAGAAAAACTTTGAAAGAAGAATCAATCCCTGCTCATTTTGAGGATAGTGatgtgtatggagatgcttttgtgaCAAACAAGCTTTCAGAAGATAAGCGTTTACCAAATGCTATTCTTCCACTCCTGCGTAATGGCCAGTATGAAAGCTCTGAATCATCCTGCAG CTTTCAAAGTTCACCGTGTGAAGATAGGAATTTCAGGAGTGATCCTGATGATACTGAGACAGAAGATGCATCTATCTCGGGCCAAGATGATTTAAATGACCTTCATGATATTCTTGAATGGGCCAAG GCAAATAAATGTGCTCCACTACAGATTATTAGTGAATACTATTGTTTAGGTTGCCCTGCAAGGGGTTCAACAGTTAGATTTCATCCGTTGGAGCACCTGCATCCTGTGGAATATCACCGATCACATGAGATAGTTCTAAACCTTGCTGGTTCAATTGTTGATTTGAAGTCTTGCAGTTTAGCTCGGGAATTAGCTGAG GCACATCGCTCTCTTTTCGCCGAGGAGGAGGCAGCTGCATTATCTATATGGGCTGTTGCATGTATATGTGGTACCTTGAGACTTGAAAAT GTGTTAACATTCTTTGCAGGAGCACTACTAGAGAAACAGATAGCTGTTGTCTGTTCCAATTTG GGAATCTTATCTGCTTCAGTTTTGTCGGTTATTCCCCTAATCCGACCCTTTCGATGGCAAAGCTTGCTAATGCCG GTTTTACCAAATGACATGCTTGAATTTTTGGACGCACCTGTCCCTTTTGTA GTTGGTGTCAGGAACAAGACCAATGAAGTTCAGTCAAAATTAACCAGTACTATTCTGATTGATGCCAATAGAAACCAG GTAAGGTCTCCGACAATACCTCAACTTCCAAGACAGAAAGAGTTAATGTCTTCTTTACGTCCTTATCATGCAACTCTTGTGGGAGAAAGTTACTTGGGTAGGAAAAGGCCAGTGTATGAATGCACAGAAGTCCAG GTTGAAGCTGCCAAGGGATTCTTGTCAGTACTAAGATCTTACTTGGATTCCCTTTGCTGTAACCTCCGTTCTCACACCATAACCAATGTACAATCAAATGATGACAag GTATCCTTGCTTTTGAAGGAGAGCTTCATTGACTCATTCCCGAACCGTGATCGGGCTTTCATGAAG CTTTTCGTCGATACACAGCTCTTTTCCATGCATACCGATCTTGTTCTCTCCTTTTTCCAGAAGGAGTAG